The Onthophagus taurus isolate NC chromosome 2, IU_Otau_3.0, whole genome shotgun sequence genome includes a window with the following:
- the LOC111417880 gene encoding general transcription factor II-I repeat domain-containing protein 2-like: protein MDKPGPSNKRKVKDENRQFQEIWTEIYFFVWSHNKVVCLICKNSVAIAKEYNVKRHYETQHPTFTKFTGELRKQKMLSLKRELIGQQAMFIKPIQDSETATEVSYEISRMIAKRSRPFNDGDFVKEYIEIAAKKMCPEAAKKFEKIQLNRMTIQRRIMSLSALDESTDISSTAQLLIFTRGVTQDFEVLEELLGMCSLKGQTKGVDILNVLLDECSKTDLDLSKLSGVATDGAPSMIGIIKCNRRVFIDFCYVVI from the exons ATGGACAAGCCAGGACCTAGTAATAAACGTAAGGTTAAAGATGAAAATCGGCAGTTTCAAGAAATTTGGACTGAGATATACTTTTTCGTATGGTCGCATAACAAAGTCGTTTGTTTAATTTGCAAGAATTCTGTTGCGATTGCAAAGGAATATAATGTAAAAAGGCACTATGAAACGCAGCATCCTACTTTTACCAAGTTTACAGGCGAATTAAGaaagcaaaaaatgttgtctTTAAAACGGGAGCTTATTGGTCAGCAAGCTATGTTTATAAAACCCATTCAAGATTCAGAAACAGCTACAGAAGTTAGTTATGAGATTTCTCGAATGATAGCAAAGCGAAGTCGCCCCTTCAATGATGGGGATTTTGTAAAAGAATACATAGAAATTGCCGCTAAGAAAATGTGTCCAGAAGCGGCAAAAAAGTTTGAGAAAATTCAACTGAATCGTATGACTATCCAAAGACGAATTATGTCTTTGTCAG caCTCGACGAATCCACTGATATTAGTTCCACAGCTCAACTTCTCATATTCACACGAGGTGTTACTCAAGATTTTGAAGTCTTAGAAGAGTTATTAGGAATGTGTTCATTGAAAGGTCAAACCAAAGGAGTTGATATACTCAATGTACTTTTGGATGAGTgttcaaaaactgatttggaCTTATCAAAATTATCGGGAGTTGCGACTGACGGTGCTCCTTCGATGATTG gTATTATTAAATGTAATCGTAGggtttttattgatttctgTTATGTTGTTATCTAA